The DNA window AGCCCGATCGCCTGGACGATCGGCGGCGTGCCGGCCTCGAAGCGATGCGGCGGCTCGTTGTAGGTGACGATGTCTTCCGTCACCTCCTCGATCATCTCGCCGCCACCCATGAAGGGCCGCATACCCTGGAGAATGTCCTTCTTGCCGTAGAGCACGCCGATGCCCGAGGGGCCATAGACCTTGTGGCCGGTGAAGACGAAGAAGTCGCAGTCGAGATCCTGCACGTCGATCGGCATGTGCACGGCGCTCTGGCTGCCGTCGACGAGTACGGGAATGCCGCGCGCATGCGCGATGCGCACGATCTCCTTGATCGGCGTCACCGTGCCCAGCGCATTCGACATCTGGGTGATGGCGACAAGCTTGGTGCGGTCTGTCAGCCGCTTCTCGAATTCCTCGATATGGAAGACGCCGAGATCGTCGACCGGCACCCAAACCAGCTTGGCGCCCTGCCGCTCGCGGATGAAATGCCAGGGAACGATGTTGGAGTGGTGCTCCATGATCGACAGCACGATCTCGTCGCCCTCGCCGATATTGGGCATGCCATAGCCATAGGCGACCGTGTTGATCGCCGAGGTCGTGTTGGAGGTGAAAACGATGTTGTCGGTGCTCGGTGCGTTGAGGAAGCGGCGCACCGTCTCACGCGCTTTTTCATAAGCGTCGGTCGCGGCATTCGACAGGAAATGCAGGCCGCGATGGACGTTGGCGTATTCCTGGGAATAGGCGTGCTGGATCGTATCCAGCACCACCTGCGGCTTCTGCGCCGAGGCGCCATTGTCGAGATAGACCAGCTTCTTGCCGTACACTTCCCGCGACAGGATCGGAAAGTCGCGACGGATCGCCTCGACGTCGTAGAAATCTCCGATCTTGCCTGGAGCGTTCATTATTTCACCCGTGTGTCAAAAACCAGTCGTCCAGCCGTGCTTCCAGCGCCTCGACGATCGCCTCGTCATCCAGTTCCTCGATCACCTCGGCGACGAACGCCTTGACCAGCAGGCCACGGGCCGACTTCTCGTCGACGCCGCGCGCCATCAGGTAGAACAGATGGTCGTGGTCGATTTCGGTGACGGTCGCGCCATGGCCGCAGACGACGTCGTCGGCGAAGATTTCCAGCTCCGGCTTGGTCGAGAACTCGCCGTCGTCCGACAGGAGCAATGTGTTGCAGGCCATCTTGGCGTTGGTCTTCTGCGCGTATTGGTGGACGTTGATGCGGCCCTGGAAAACGCCGCGCGCCTTGCCGGTCACCACATTGCGGATGATCTCGGTGGAGGTCGTGTGCGGCACCGCGTGGTCGAGCACCATCGTCACGTCGCTATGGGTGTCGCCAGCGAGCAGGTTGATGCCGCGCAGCTTGAAGTCGGCGCCTTCGCCCGTCGTCCTGACCATGACCTCCTGGCGCACAAGCTTGCCGCCGGCGTTCATCACGAACAGGGTCAGTTTCGCATTCTTGCCGATATGGGCCTTGAACTGCGCCAGATGGGTCGCCGTCTCCGGCTGTTCCTGGACGATCAGCCACGTCACCTCGGCACCCTCACCCAGCACAAGCTGGCTGACCGAACTGACCAGGGCAGCCCCGTCACCCGCCTGACGCTCGACGATGACCGCCTTGGCCCCAGCGCCGACGCGCACCGGCAGACGCACATGGGTCTGGCCGCCGGCCTGTATATTCTGCAATTCGATCGGCTTCTCGAGTTCCGTACCATCGGCGATGTCGACAAAGTAGCCATCGGCGACGAAGGCGGTGTTCAGCGCGCCGATCGCATCATCGGCGCCGTAGGGATCGAGCCCGGGCGCGATGCTGCCGTCGATCAGCTTGTCCGACAGGCGCTGGATGGTGACACCCTCGATATCAGGCACCTTCGCGTCGGACTTGCCGTTCAGG is part of the Mesorhizobium loti genome and encodes:
- the sufD gene encoding Fe-S cluster assembly protein SufD, with the translated sequence MNMHTQPQRTPAETALIDAFGDRLSLLPGDGAVMLKRDDAIEAIKHGLPTRRVESWHYTDLRRLLNAVPDFDPAAMAKAVAPIVEGSAVLPVLNGKSDAKVPDIEGVTIQRLSDKLIDGSIAPGLDPYGADDAIGALNTAFVADGYFVDIADGTELEKPIELQNIQAGGQTHVRLPVRVGAGAKAVIVERQAGDGAALVSSVSQLVLGEGAEVTWLIVQEQPETATHLAQFKAHIGKNAKLTLFVMNAGGKLVRQEVMVRTTGEGADFKLRGINLLAGDTHSDVTMVLDHAVPHTTSTEIIRNVVTGKARGVFQGRINVHQYAQKTNAKMACNTLLLSDDGEFSTKPELEIFADDVVCGHGATVTEIDHDHLFYLMARGVDEKSARGLLVKAFVAEVIEELDDEAIVEALEARLDDWFLTHG
- a CDS encoding cysteine desulfurase translates to MNAPGKIGDFYDVEAIRRDFPILSREVYGKKLVYLDNGASAQKPQVVLDTIQHAYSQEYANVHRGLHFLSNAATDAYEKARETVRRFLNAPSTDNIVFTSNTTSAINTVAYGYGMPNIGEGDEIVLSIMEHHSNIVPWHFIRERQGAKLVWVPVDDLGVFHIEEFEKRLTDRTKLVAITQMSNALGTVTPIKEIVRIAHARGIPVLVDGSQSAVHMPIDVQDLDCDFFVFTGHKVYGPSGIGVLYGKKDILQGMRPFMGGGEMIEEVTEDIVTYNEPPHRFEAGTPPIVQAIGLGAALDYMEKIGRERIAAHEEDLKTYAHERLRAINSLRIFGDAPGKGAIISFELQGIHAHDVSMVIDRQGVAVRAGTHCAQPLLKRFGVTSTCRASFGMYNTRAEVDALAEALEKARKFFG